The following is a genomic window from Lysinibacillus sp. JNUCC-52.
TTCATAATATTCTTTATTACTTGAAGCACTGCTTGGAAAATCTCTTCAGGATTTTGTTCAGCTGTCGCAATATCGGGTGTGTTTAGTGGATACCCGATACTATCCTGTTGAATAACTTTTCCGTGTTCACTGAATAATACGGCTTTTGTGGTCGTAGTACCTATATCAACACCTAACATATAGTTAGTCATGTTCTAGTTCAACTCCCTTAGATAGTAATTGTTGTGACCGCCATAAGTCATCCACTTTCCCTTGAACATCATGGAAATTTTCGTGTAAGGATTTAATCATGAGATCTCGATTTTTTTCTCGAATGGCCTCAATATACAGTTCGTGATTTTTTATAATACGAGTGAAATCTTCGTACTTTTCTTTGAAACGCATACGCATTGATAGCAAAATAAAGCCTTCCATTACTGGCTTTAAATTAGTCCAAATCATCGTGATATAGGAATGACCAATAGATTGAATTATAGTCTCGTGAAAAATAACATCCTGATAAGAAAATTCGTCCGCATCATTGTATTTAACTGCAATTTTCATCATTTCTAATATTTTGCTAAGTTCCATCGCTAAAGTAGTTGTATCCATTTTGATAAGACGTTCAAAGACAAATGTTTCAATTAGCAAACGAACATCATAAATTTCTTCAATTTCTTTTTCTGGTAAACCGATGACAACAGCACCCATTCTTTCTAATCGAATGATATTCTCGGATGCTAGTATTTTCAGGGCTTCACGAATAGGTGAACGGCTTACTTCAAAATCGGCTGCTAATTTGTTTTCAGACAGAATGGTACCGCTTTCAATTAAGCCTGAGAGAATGCGCATTCTAAGCTCGTAAGCGACGCGATCTCCTGTCGAAGCCTTAGAGAGCCATTTTTGTGGATATAAGTAATCCTTAGAATCATTCATAATTTCACCCTTTTTATAGTTTTAGTATACTTGTATACAAGTATTATAATCTGAAAGAAAATAAGATTGCAAGCGTCTTAATAGGAACGGAATTAGTAGGGGATACTTTAACTTTGGAATTTAGAAAGCAAACAAAGCCAGTGAATTTTTACGATAAGTAAAATTCACTGGCTCTCTATAGTAATATTATTTAAGTTCTAACTGGATTCGCCCAACACCATTTAAATATTGTTCATAGCGAGCGATCTCAAGCTTTACAGGGTTAACAGGAAGCTTTTCGACATTATCCATATCGAATCGCTGTCCAATGACCATATGGTTTTCATTCTCTGAAATCCACGTGCTGTTTGCATAATAAATTTCTCCATTAGCGTCAATTAATTGATTAAACACGCCTTTAAATTCATTTTTTTTATAGGTTAAAACTTTATATTCAATTTCAAAGTTATCTTTTATTTCAAGCTCGATATTAATATTCTTAGGCTGAGTAATGATTTCTTTCTTGTCAAAATCAATTACTACTATATCATCAGTCTTATCAATGGCTTCAATTTCTCGAAATTCAATTGTAATACTTTTTGGGATACGGAAATAATTGCTCTCGAGCATGATGCTAAATTGTTTATCTTCATAATTACCAAATCCAGAATAACCGTTTCGAATTTTGCCCCATTGCTCTTGATGTTCATCATATATGCGAATATCATCAAAGTTTAATATTTTCTTGGAATTCGATGAATCAATCGACATTTTCAATTCAGTTCTAATCGGAGAAATTATAAGCTCATGAATAGTAAAGCCTTGCCCATCAACAGTTAAATGTTTATTAATAGGGTATTTTTTCGATGCTTTAACTTCATTTTTTAATGTAAAGGGTATGTCAAAGACTATTTCTGGATGCTCTCTAAGAGACAAAGTAATTTCAAAATCTTGCGATGAATAATCCATACCTTGGCTTGCGGCCACTTCAATTGTATTTTCCACTTCAAACGTTCCTTCTTGCTGTGCTGACCAACTAGTTCCTACAGATGCATAGATTTGTTCACCTTGCTGTGTAACCTCTGTATTGATGCCAGTGATATTCGCTAAGTCTTCATCTGATTGAAGTTTATAGGAAATGATCATTCCTGATTCATCTGCCACAACACTTGTAATCGTAAGCGTTTTTCCATCGATTGTTTGGCTAACATTTATAGGTTCGTAATAGTCATTGTTAATAATATCTTTAATGCCTTTATCTAAAGCAATCATTTCAACAAGTGGTTTTAATACTGGAATTTGTGCCATCGTATAAGCAAGAGCGGGCGATACCCTAATGGAACTAATAAGGGCAATCATGAGAATCGCAGCAGTAATCACAACTTGTAAAAGTCGCTTATGACGAGTTCTTTTTTTCAATTGCTTGTATGCCGTGAACTGTTTATTTGACTGTAATGATTCCATAGGGACCGATTCAAGTAACTCTAAATATCTTTGTTGCTGTTCATTGTCCAGCTGGCTCATGTAATGCCCCCCTCTCCTAATAAATGGCGAAGTTTTTTTAATGTTTTATGTAATCTTGATTTAACTGTGCCTTCAGGTATTTTTTGTATCGTGGCAATTTCGCTGTTTTTTAAATCTTTAAAGTACTTCAAATGAATAAGCTCCTGTTGTTCAATAGGTAGCTTTGTAATAACCTCATTAAGTTCAAATAGTTCCTCCATTTGCTGAGGTTGTTCTCCTATATCATCTGTTACGACAATGCGTTTTTGCTGACGTTTCATCATTAAACATGTATTGATAACAATGCGTACGAGCCACGTTTTAAAATACTGAGGAGACTGCACTTTATGAATGTTTTTTAAGCATTGATACGTCATTTCTTGTAGCGCATCATTTGCATCATGTTCATTTTGCATATAACTATACGCAACGCGATACATAGGTTCTTTATATATTTGTAAAAGGCTTAGCTGTGCTGCTTCATTTCCATTAATCGCTTGTTTGGCAAGTTCGATTTCGTCCATCTCCATGCCTCCTTTAATGATTAGATGCACCAAGTAAATCATTCGTTCATTTTATTTTAATAATTTTATAAAACACTTTTTAGTGGGGAAATTTTGGGTCAGCAGTAGTCGGGAAAATCGGGGGAGTTGTTGAACGTTAGAGATGTCGTGTTACATAAAGAAATCCCTTCCATGAAAAACCGTATCACAAGTAAATAGAGTATGCCAAATAGAAAAAAGGAGCCTTTCGATTAAGAAAGGCTCCTTTTATTTTCTTGTTAGTGAGGAATCGCTTTATTTAGCGATTTCTAAAGTAGGTTGATCTTTATGCTGGATGTGACTTGAAATCCAAGCAATGATGAAAGCGATTAAAAGATAGATGAGTAAAAGCGATCCTTGTGTGACTAAGTTTGACCAGCCACCGAGGGTAATCACTTCTTGGAAACCTTGTAGTGAGTGCGCCATCGGCAAAAATGCGCCAATCTTAGCTAGTATAGGATTTCCAAGCTCACCAGGGAAAGTTCCGCCACATGTTGCTAATTGGAATACTAATAACGTAACAGCAATAAATTTACCGACATTTCCTAATAAAATAATGAGCATTAGGATGAGGGTCATGAAAGTGAGGGATACAATCATACTTGAAAGGAAGAACAGAGGTACACTTGCTACTTCTAATTTAAATCCTAACAATATAACGATATCTACAATAATAGATTGAATGAAACCAACTACGTAAACTAATCCTAGTTTATTAATAAAGTGAACGGTACCAGTCACTTTAAGAAGTTCTCTGCGTCCTAGTGGCAGAATATTAGAGGCCATAATGCCCCCAACGAATAGTGCAAGTGACAAGAAATAAGGTGCGATGCCTACACCATAGTTTGGAACGTCAGATAAATCAGATTCTACTAATTCGATTGGTTGCGCAAACATCGATGTCGTTGCATCGCCAGATGGAAGCGTAGATGTTTTTGCTGAAGCACTATTTAGTTTGGATGCTAGCTCGTTAGACCCCACTACTAAAGAGGAAAGCCCTTGCTGTAGTTTTGGGAATCCGCCTGATACTTCATTGATGCCATTAGATAGAGCTGTAATGCCCGTATTAAGCGTAGTAAAGCCTGTAGACCATTTTGCGAAACCATTTGCAAATTCAGTCGCTCCTTGGTGAAGTTGTTTTGCCCCAGTGGTAGCTTGAGTCATGTTTGTGCCAAACGATTGCATGCTAGTTTGAAGAGTAGTTTGACCAGTAACGATTTTTTTTGCAGCTGTGCCTACTTGTTGTTGCCCATCTGCTAAAGTGGTTTCTGTTGCAGATAATGTCTCTGCTAAAGCAATGATTTGTTGAAATGCTGAATCTTGCTTCGCTTCGGGATGGTCTTTTATATATTGAACTAATTGCCCATTTAAATCACTTGCAGCTTTAGCTGCTTGTTGTTGTCCTTGAACTAGCTCTGTATTTTTTGTAGACCAGTCTGTCATACTTTGGCTAATTTGACCCATTCCTGATTGAAGGGATTGTTCAGCTCCAGTTAGTTGCTGTAGTCCACTATATAGAGAGTCAGAACCACTAATAAGTCCTTGTGCGCCATTAGATAAGTTTTCCTGCCCAGCTGAAAGGCTTGTACTTCCCGTTTGAAGTTTTTGAGCGCCTTCATCTAAACTGTGAATGCCGTCTGCTAACTTATCACTTCCACTTTGTATGGCAGTCGCTCCTTTATAAAGCTGTTCAGCTCCAGTTCCAGCCGTAGCAAAACCAGTAGAAGCATCCTGGAATTTAGTGAGAATAGATTCAGAATAAAACTTCGTAATGCTAGTGTTAATTTTCGTTTTCATTTTTTCCACGGCTGTTGTAGTAATCTGTGAAGCGACAAAGTTTTTCCCAGGGTTAATTTCATATGAAAGCTTAGCTGTTTTTGGAGTTTCTTCCATTAAAGTGGTTACACTTTTGGAGAAATCCTTTGGAATGGTGATGACCATATAATAGTCGCCTGCTTTAAGTCCCTTATCAGCAGTTTTTGCAGAGACAAAATGGAAGTTTAATTCTTTACCTTCCTTCAGTTCGGTAATAAAGTCATCACCAACATGTAAAGATTCATCATCTATAGTAGCTCCTTCGTCAAGATTTACGACAGCGACGGGGAGTTTGTCTAATTGACCATATGGATCCCAATATCCTGCTAAAAAGAATCCAACGTAAATTAAAGGAACAAGAATAAGAAAAATAAAGGCTGTTCGTCCATGCTTATGTTTCCAAATAGCCACTAAGTCTTGCAATATTAATTGAAATCCTTTCATGAAATAATCCTACCTTCCTATTTTTAAAAGATTATTTCATAATAATCTATTATATATATGTTGTATAATACATAAATCGTTATTACATAATAGATTTAAATCTATGCAATAGGGGGAGTAATATGGAACTTTTACAGTTAAAGTACTTTCAAACGGTTGCTCGGCTTGAACATATGACAAAGGCAGCAGAGCAACTTCAAATTGCACAGCCGTCACTCAGTAAAACCATTGCTCGCTTGGAAGAGGATTTGGGTGTGGCGTTGTTTGACCGAGAACACCGTAAAATTAGCTTAAATGAAGCGGGAAAAATCTTTTTAAACCGAGTGGAAAGAGCATTTGCAGAATTAAATGAAGGTCAAAGGGAACTGGCTCAATTCTCTGAGCAAGATCAAAAGAGCATTACATTGGCAGTAACGATCCCAAGAGTATTGCCTGCATTATTAGGTTCGTTTTTATCGAAGTATCCAGATGCTCGTTTTCAACAGTTTCTAAAGTCTGTGTCGTCTATGAAAAAATTGTTGATGGAAGGGGAATTAGATTATTGTATTTCTTCCGTCCCTATTGAGGGTGAGGGTATTAGATGGGAGCCACTCATTACAGAAGAAATTTTTATTATTGTGCCTCCTAATCATCGGTTAGCCAATAGGGATAGTATTCAACTGGCAGAAGTGAAGGATGAGGCGTTTATTAGTATGAATACAGGGTTTGGCTTCCGCAACTTGACGGATCAGTTTTGTCGGGAAGCAGGGTTTGTTCAAAATATTGCTTTTGAGGGGGATGAGCCTTCAGTTATATCTGATTTAGTAAGGCAGGGATTAGGGGTTGCTTTCGTTTCTGAATTATCTTGGGTACCCAAGTCAGAGGAATTTCCGCATAAACTGCGAATTGTTGAACCAGCTTGTCAACGAACAATTGGGCTAGCGTGGTCCGAAAAACGCTATTTAACGCCTATGGCTAAACAATTTCGTCAATTTGTGTTTGAATACTTTTCCACTCTTGCTTAATAATTTAAAATTCAAGGTTGCATCTAATAGATGACCCATTTAGTAAGTAGGGTCATCTAATAGTAGGCTTTTGTCCCCTAACTAATTATTACTTAGGGGTCGAAACATCTTAGACATTGAACTATAAAAGTCTTGTAAAATTGGATTGCTTAGGTTTTTGGTTAAAGCAATGAGTTTGACTGGAATGTTCGACGTATAGGTTTCTAAAACGGTTGCCGTGCCATCCTCGATTTCCTTTTTTATTCTGTTTGTCCCAATCACTCCGAGATACGGATGATTGAGGACGGCATTTTTTATGCTCTCATCACTATTACAGTGAATCGTATTGGGGAAATGAATTCCTTTGTTTAATATTTCAAATTTTATAAAGGGAGCTCTTAGGTCGACCAATACAGGATATTTTGCTAAGTTGCTTTCCATTTGAGAAGTGTCATTCGCCACTTTCCTTGAAGAGAATAGCACTAGGCTTTCATAATCAATGCATTGATTGGAAATATCCGAGTTTAACGTTCTTCCATTTACAATAGCAAAGTCCATCTCATTTTGGGTTACCTTTTTTAAAGCCTCATCACTACTATCTACAGAAAAAACCTCTATTAAAATATCTTGGTTCCTTTTCTGGAAATTCACTATATGTGGTAGAAAAAAGCGGTCACAATGTTCATCTAATGCACAAACGCGAATAACTTGCTTTTCTCCTTGGAATTCTTCGATTTTTCTTTGCAACGTAAACATCTCATTTAAGATATTTTTTGCATGTTCATAAAGAATTTCTCCAGCTTTAGTTAACTTCCTTTTATTATCTACTTTTTCAAAAAGGGGTACGCCAATCTCATCTTCTAAATGCTGTAAATGCTTTGTAACAGTAGGTTGTGAATAATTAAGACGCATTGCTGCTTGGATTAGTCTTTTTTCTTCTGCTACGATCTGAAATGTCTGAAGGTGTCTAATTTCCAATTAAGTAACAACCTTTCCTGTTAATTTCTGAAGCTATAAAGTAAATAAAAATGATTATATATTGCTGATTTAATTTTTGAAATATAATTATAACGCGAAATATTTAAAATAGTAATATTGAATATTCACTATTAGAATATCAACGACCTGTAATGCATTATAAAATGAAATCTATGAAAGCGTTAGCAATATTGGGTATTTTCTAAATTTTTCTAATTTTATTTTTAGCCGAGAGGATGATTAAAACTCGACCGTTTTTTAGAGTTCATTCATAGTATGACAGATTGCTTTTTACACAAATCACAAAGGGGTGTTATGTTTGAGTACTGCCAAACCATTAAAGATAGAAGAGGGTACTGAAAAGAAGAAAAAGAAAAAGGGCGGGTTAAATGCCTATGTCTTGATGTTTTTAATTATTACTGTTCTTACAGTATTAACCTATGTTATTCCTGCTGGACAATACGATAGATATGAGGAAAATGGCAGAACGATTATTGATCCTACTAAATTTGAATATATCGACAATACACCTGTAGGGTTGCTAGACATGTTTAATGCTTTCCACCAAGGGATGGTCAAAGGTGCACCAATTATATTATTTGTTTTGCTAATTGGTGGTGCGCTTGGGATTATGCAAGCTACAGGATCTATCGATGCGTTAATTCGATTTACTGCTCAAAAATTTGGTAAAAAGAAGAAATTAATTATTCCAGTGATGGTACTGCTGTTCTCATTACTAGGGACCCTTATCGGAGCGGCTGAAGACTCACTGGTTTACATTACGATTGTTGCTCCAATGACCATTGCTTTAGGTTTTGATGCGCTAACAGGCGTTGCGATAGTATTTCTCGGTATGATAGGTGCCGGATTCACTGCTGGCATAACAAATCCATTTACAATCGGTGTTGCGCAAACAGTTGCCGAGCTCCCAATGTACTCAGGTATGGGCTTACGTATCGCGATTTACGTAATCTTCTATATTTTATCGGTTGCCTTTATTTTACGACATGTCAATAAAATCGAGAAAAATCCTGAACTAGCTGAATACGGCAAATTTAACCCGAATGAAAGAATTACGTTTGATGATGATTTCAAGTTGAGTAAAAGACATGCACTTTCTCTTTTAGTGTTCTTAGGATGCTTTATCGCGTTGATTTATGGCGTTATTAGTCTTGGCTGGTACATCAGTGAAATTGTAGGGATTTTCTTATTAGGTGCAATTATTATGGGTCTTATCGGAAGACTTTCTGGAAATGAAATGACAGATGCATTTTTAAAAGGATGTTCTGAAATGATTTCAGGTGCGATGATTATTGGGATTGCTAATACAATTCTTGTCGTACTTACTTCAGGCAACTTATTAGATACGATATTACATGTTACTTCTAATTTACTAAATGGCCTTTCACCAAGCGTGACAGCGGTAGGGATGGCAGTTGTCAATTTCTTTATTCATTTCTTAGTACCATCTGGCAGTGGACATGCATCATTAGTAATGCCAATTATGGCACCGTTAGCAGATCTAGTTGGAGTATCAAGACAAACTGCTGCATTCGCTACTGTAATGGGTGGCGGTGTCTCTAGTTTAATTATCCCGACAGGTGGCTTATTGTTAGCAGCTTTAGGTATGATGGGCATTCCTTATTCAAAATGGGCTAAATGGGTATTCCCATATGTTGCTATTCAAATTGTCATTGTTGTGATCTTTTTAATTATTGCCCAGGCAATTAATTATGGGCCGTTTTAATAGCGAAGATAGATCAGTATAGAGCGTTGACTCTTTTCTTTATTCGCCATTTTGCTGAGGTGAAATGGCGAAATAATAGGGAAGTATGATGCATTTGTTAGGATTTTGAGCTTAATGAAGTTCTAACAAAAATATTATTCTAACGGGGTGAATGAAATGGATTATCGTACTATTTTATCAAAGGTTATTGAAGAAAAAAGACAAAAATTAATTTCTGTAAGTGATCAAATTTGGGGTTATGCAGAAACAGGATTTGAAGAGTTCCAATCAGCACAATTATTATGTAACACTTTAGAAGAAGAAGGCTTTACTGTAGAAAAGGGAGTAGGCAATATCGATACTGCCTTTATTGGTAGTTATGGGACAGGGAAGCCGATTATTGCTGTATTAGGTGAATTTGATGCACTAACGGGCTTAAGTCAAGTTGGTGGAGATATTCAGTACAATCCAGAAGTAACGAATGGTAATGGACATGGGTGTGGACATAATTTACTTGGTACAGGGGCATTAGCTGCGGCCATCGCAATTCGTTCATATTTAAAAGAAAACAATCTTGAAGGCACTGTTCGATACTATGGATGCCCTGGCGAGGAAATCGGTAGTGGTAAAACCTTTATGGTAAGAGAGGGGCTATTTGATGATGTAGACTTTGCTGTATGCTGGCATCCTTGGTCTCGCAATTCTGTCTGGTCCATGTCATCACTTGCTTGCTATGAAGTTTCCTTTAGATTTAAAGGGAAAAGCTCTCATGCTGCTAGTACCCCTCATCTTGGTAGAAGTGCACTCGATGCAGTTGAACTTATGAATGTCGGAGTTAACTATTTACGAGAACATATTATTCCTGAAGCAAGGGTTCATTATGCTGTAACAAATACAGGTGGTGTTTCACCTAATGTTGTACAAGAAAAGGCGGATGTATTGTATTTCATTCGTGCACCACGCGTAGCTCAGGCAGAAGAAATTTATCAACGTATTTGTGATGTCGCAAGAGGAGCGGCTCTTATGACTGGTACGCAAGTTGAAATTGATTTTGCTTCTGCAGCTTCTGATATATTGCCGAATAATACATTGGAAAAAGTGATGCATGAGAACTTTGTTGCCCTAGGTGTTCCACAGTATGATGAAAAGGAACAACAATTCGCGAAGGACATCCGTGCAACTTTATCGGA
Proteins encoded in this region:
- a CDS encoding LysR family transcriptional regulator, whose translation is MEIRHLQTFQIVAEEKRLIQAAMRLNYSQPTVTKHLQHLEDEIGVPLFEKVDNKRKLTKAGEILYEHAKNILNEMFTLQRKIEEFQGEKQVIRVCALDEHCDRFFLPHIVNFQKRNQDILIEVFSVDSSDEALKKVTQNEMDFAIVNGRTLNSDISNQCIDYESLVLFSSRKVANDTSQMESNLAKYPVLVDLRAPFIKFEILNKGIHFPNTIHCNSDESIKNAVLNHPYLGVIGTNRIKKEIEDGTATVLETYTSNIPVKLIALTKNLSNPILQDFYSSMSKMFRPLSNN
- a CDS encoding sigma-70 family RNA polymerase sigma factor, which gives rise to MDEIELAKQAINGNEAAQLSLLQIYKEPMYRVAYSYMQNEHDANDALQEMTYQCLKNIHKVQSPQYFKTWLVRIVINTCLMMKRQQKRIVVTDDIGEQPQQMEELFELNEVITKLPIEQQELIHLKYFKDLKNSEIATIQKIPEGTVKSRLHKTLKKLRHLLGEGGIT
- a CDS encoding GntR family transcriptional regulator; the protein is MNDSKDYLYPQKWLSKASTGDRVAYELRMRILSGLIESGTILSENKLAADFEVSRSPIREALKILASENIIRLERMGAVVIGLPEKEIEEIYDVRLLIETFVFERLIKMDTTTLAMELSKILEMMKIAVKYNDADEFSYQDVIFHETIIQSIGHSYITMIWTNLKPVMEGFILLSMRMRFKEKYEDFTRIIKNHELYIEAIREKNRDLMIKSLHENFHDVQGKVDDLWRSQQLLSKGVELEHD
- a CDS encoding LysR family transcriptional regulator — translated: MELLQLKYFQTVARLEHMTKAAEQLQIAQPSLSKTIARLEEDLGVALFDREHRKISLNEAGKIFLNRVERAFAELNEGQRELAQFSEQDQKSITLAVTIPRVLPALLGSFLSKYPDARFQQFLKSVSSMKKLLMEGELDYCISSVPIEGEGIRWEPLITEEIFIIVPPNHRLANRDSIQLAEVKDEAFISMNTGFGFRNLTDQFCREAGFVQNIAFEGDEPSVISDLVRQGLGVAFVSELSWVPKSEEFPHKLRIVEPACQRTIGLAWSEKRYLTPMAKQFRQFVFEYFSTLA
- a CDS encoding DUF4179 domain-containing protein, with protein sequence MSQLDNEQQQRYLELLESVPMESLQSNKQFTAYKQLKKRTRHKRLLQVVITAAILMIALISSIRVSPALAYTMAQIPVLKPLVEMIALDKGIKDIINNDYYEPINVSQTIDGKTLTITSVVADESGMIISYKLQSDEDLANITGINTEVTQQGEQIYASVGTSWSAQQEGTFEVENTIEVAASQGMDYSSQDFEITLSLREHPEIVFDIPFTLKNEVKASKKYPINKHLTVDGQGFTIHELIISPIRTELKMSIDSSNSKKILNFDDIRIYDEHQEQWGKIRNGYSGFGNYEDKQFSIMLESNYFRIPKSITIEFREIEAIDKTDDIVVIDFDKKEIITQPKNINIELEIKDNFEIEYKVLTYKKNEFKGVFNQLIDANGEIYYANSTWISENENHMVIGQRFDMDNVEKLPVNPVKLEIARYEQYLNGVGRIQLELK
- a CDS encoding M20 family metallopeptidase; the protein is MDYRTILSKVIEEKRQKLISVSDQIWGYAETGFEEFQSAQLLCNTLEEEGFTVEKGVGNIDTAFIGSYGTGKPIIAVLGEFDALTGLSQVGGDIQYNPEVTNGNGHGCGHNLLGTGALAAAIAIRSYLKENNLEGTVRYYGCPGEEIGSGKTFMVREGLFDDVDFAVCWHPWSRNSVWSMSSLACYEVSFRFKGKSSHAASTPHLGRSALDAVELMNVGVNYLREHIIPEARVHYAVTNTGGVSPNVVQEKADVLYFIRAPRVAQAEEIYQRICDVARGAALMTGTQVEIDFASAASDILPNNTLEKVMHENFVALGVPQYDEKEQQFAKDIRATLSEADKKEDIKANKELEGKDLAHVIDPFIPSNGILPGTSDVGDVSWVVPTVQCMVACEPIGTPLHTWQIVSTGKTSIAHKGMLHAGKVMAATAIEVLQNPEILEKAKLELIEQRNGEEYVCPIPPEVKKYKLQTV
- a CDS encoding YhgE/Pip family protein, with the protein product MKGFQLILQDLVAIWKHKHGRTAFIFLILVPLIYVGFFLAGYWDPYGQLDKLPVAVVNLDEGATIDDESLHVGDDFITELKEGKELNFHFVSAKTADKGLKAGDYYMVITIPKDFSKSVTTLMEETPKTAKLSYEINPGKNFVASQITTTAVEKMKTKINTSITKFYSESILTKFQDASTGFATAGTGAEQLYKGATAIQSGSDKLADGIHSLDEGAQKLQTGSTSLSAGQENLSNGAQGLISGSDSLYSGLQQLTGAEQSLQSGMGQISQSMTDWSTKNTELVQGQQQAAKAASDLNGQLVQYIKDHPEAKQDSAFQQIIALAETLSATETTLADGQQQVGTAAKKIVTGQTTLQTSMQSFGTNMTQATTGAKQLHQGATEFANGFAKWSTGFTTLNTGITALSNGINEVSGGFPKLQQGLSSLVVGSNELASKLNSASAKTSTLPSGDATTSMFAQPIELVESDLSDVPNYGVGIAPYFLSLALFVGGIMASNILPLGRRELLKVTGTVHFINKLGLVYVVGFIQSIIVDIVILLGFKLEVASVPLFFLSSMIVSLTFMTLILMLIILLGNVGKFIAVTLLVFQLATCGGTFPGELGNPILAKIGAFLPMAHSLQGFQEVITLGGWSNLVTQGSLLLIYLLIAFIIAWISSHIQHKDQPTLEIAK
- a CDS encoding YfcC family protein, with amino-acid sequence MSTAKPLKIEEGTEKKKKKKGGLNAYVLMFLIITVLTVLTYVIPAGQYDRYEENGRTIIDPTKFEYIDNTPVGLLDMFNAFHQGMVKGAPIILFVLLIGGALGIMQATGSIDALIRFTAQKFGKKKKLIIPVMVLLFSLLGTLIGAAEDSLVYITIVAPMTIALGFDALTGVAIVFLGMIGAGFTAGITNPFTIGVAQTVAELPMYSGMGLRIAIYVIFYILSVAFILRHVNKIEKNPELAEYGKFNPNERITFDDDFKLSKRHALSLLVFLGCFIALIYGVISLGWYISEIVGIFLLGAIIMGLIGRLSGNEMTDAFLKGCSEMISGAMIIGIANTILVVLTSGNLLDTILHVTSNLLNGLSPSVTAVGMAVVNFFIHFLVPSGSGHASLVMPIMAPLADLVGVSRQTAAFATVMGGGVSSLIIPTGGLLLAALGMMGIPYSKWAKWVFPYVAIQIVIVVIFLIIAQAINYGPF